The genomic stretch TCGAGCTCCTTGTCCGACAGCCGGTCGCCGGCCTCCTCGGCGGCGATGAGCGACGAGATGAGGTCGTCGGCCGGGTCGTCGCGCCGGCGGGCGATGAGCGGTCGCACCCAGTCGTAGAACTCGCCGACCTTGCGCTGGATGATCGCCACCTGATCGGCGTCGGACAGCGCGATCGGGTCGAACTGGCGCTGGATCCACATCGACCAGTCGTGCAGCCGCGGCGCGTCGTCGAGCGGCGCGCCCATCACCGTGGCGATGGTTCGCGCCGGGTACGGCTTGCAGAGCGCCTCGACGAGGTCGCAGCGCCCGGCCGCGGCGGCCGGCGCCCACAGGTCGGCGAGGAACTCGCGCATCGCCGGTCGGTAGCGGATCACCGCGCGCGGGGCGAGCGCCGGGTTGACGAGCGAGCGCAGGCGCCGGTGCTCGTCGCCGTTCGTGTTGATGATGTTGCCCTCGATCTGCTCGTGCAACGGCCCGTCGACGATGCCGAACAGCTGCGCGATGAGCCGGCCGGGGAAGATCGCCGCCTTCGTGCGCAGGAAGTGCTCGCCCGCCTCGCGGTCGAGCACGATCGTGGCCAGCGGCGAGCGGGCCAGCCACCCGCCGCCGTCCATGAGCCGGGCGATCGCCTCGTGCCAGCGCTCGCCGTACAGCTCGGGGTCGGCGATGTCGAGGTCGGGGAGGTCGAGCTCGGCGACCAGCGTCACGTGCGGCCCGCGCTCACGCCGATGAGCGGGGCCAGCGTCTCGCCGGCCAGCGTCAGGGTCTCGATGTCGTGGACGTCGGGCAGCGAGAACGTCAGCCCGTCGAGGCCGGCGTCGAGGTAGCGCTGCACCTCCTCGCCGACGCTGTCCGGATCGCCGGCCATGACCATCCGGCTGAGGCGCTCCGGGTCCGTGTGAGGACGGATCTGGTCGAGCTTGGCCTGCGCCGCCTCGTGCGTCGGCGCGATCAGCAGGACGGCGAGCCGGGTCTTCGTGATCTGGCCGGGGTCGCGGCCGGCCTTCTCGCAGTGTCCGCCGAGGACGCCCATGAGGTGCTTGACGTGCGCGACGTCGCCGAAGACGTTGCAGCCGTCGGCGTACTCGGCCACCATCCGCAGCGTCTTGCGCTCACCGCTGCCGCCGACGACGATCGGGACGTCACCGCGGATCGGGCGCGGGTTGTTGAGCACGTTGTCGGTGCGGTAGTGCCTGCCCGAGAAGCTCGACTCCTCCTCGGTGAACATCTTGCGCGCGATC from Capillimicrobium parvum encodes the following:
- a CDS encoding cytochrome P450, giving the protein MTLVAELDLPDLDIADPELYGERWHEAIARLMDGGGWLARSPLATIVLDREAGEHFLRTKAAIFPGRLIAQLFGIVDGPLHEQIEGNIINTNGDEHRRLRSLVNPALAPRAVIRYRPAMREFLADLWAPAAAAGRCDLVEALCKPYPARTIATVMGAPLDDAPRLHDWSMWIQRQFDPIALSDADQVAIIQRKVGEFYDWVRPLIARRRDDPADDLISSLIAAEEAGDRLSDKELENLVLNILVGGVDTTQSQLAHAVRLLALHPDQWGALRADPDGLAARAAEEALRFEPITPFTARLLVEEVTYRDVTFPEGTVIVVCAYSGNRDPAVFAHPETFDITGEGKGPRMLTFGAGIHYCVGANLARAELEEALAFLARRIRTLRLDGEPVLQSVSGIYGTDALPIAFESA
- a CDS encoding LLM class F420-dependent oxidoreductase, coding for MRAPISLDLHLPNFNYPGVGPEGLLDKLTEIARTAERTGFTSVTLMDHLHQIPGVGPRTNWMLEGNAGLAALAARTSTINLGLLVGGVTYRNPAFMAKATTTIDVLSGGRAFLGLGAAWFEEEHNAYGFDFPALGVRFERLEEALQIARKMFTEEESSFSGRHYRTDNVLNNPRPIRGDVPIVVGGSGERKTLRMVAEYADGCNVFGDVAHVKHLMGVLGGHCEKAGRDPGQITKTRLAVLLIAPTHEAAQAKLDQIRPHTDPERLSRMVMAGDPDSVGEEVQRYLDAGLDGLTFSLPDVHDIETLTLAGETLAPLIGVSAGRT